Proteins from a single region of Aerococcus viridans:
- a CDS encoding (S)-acetoin forming diacetyl reductase, which produces MVKVAIVTGAGQGIGLAIAKRLHADGFKIGIVDYNPETAEAAVAEFPEGDAIAAGADVSKREQVFEAFDKIAAHFGDLNVVVNNAGVAPTTPLETITQEMFDQVYGINVAGVIWGAQAAQKHFKAFGHGGRIINATSQAGVLGNPELALYSGSKFAVRGITQVLARDLAQDDITVTAYAPGIVKTPMMFGIAHEVGVNAGKDDEWGMNQFAQNITLKRLSEPEDVANVVAFLAGPDSTYITGQTIVVDGGMVFH; this is translated from the coding sequence ATGGTAAAAGTTGCGATTGTTACAGGTGCTGGTCAAGGGATTGGGTTAGCGATTGCTAAACGTCTACATGCAGATGGCTTTAAAATTGGTATTGTTGATTATAATCCCGAAACAGCTGAAGCTGCTGTAGCCGAATTCCCAGAAGGTGATGCTATTGCTGCAGGCGCAGATGTGTCTAAACGTGAACAGGTATTTGAAGCATTTGATAAAATTGCAGCACATTTTGGTGATTTAAATGTAGTTGTCAATAATGCGGGTGTTGCACCGACAACACCATTAGAAACAATTACCCAAGAAATGTTCGACCAAGTATATGGTATCAACGTAGCAGGTGTAATCTGGGGTGCACAAGCTGCTCAAAAACACTTCAAAGCCTTCGGTCACGGTGGTCGAATCATCAATGCTACGTCACAAGCAGGGGTATTGGGTAACCCTGAATTAGCTTTATACTCAGGCTCAAAATTTGCAGTCCGCGGTATTACACAAGTATTAGCCCGTGACCTAGCTCAAGATGATATTACTGTGACAGCATACGCACCTGGTATCGTGAAGACACCAATGATGTTTGGTATCGCTCACGAAGTAGGAGTCAATGCAGGTAAAGACGATGAGTGGGGTATGAATCAATTCGCACAAAACATTACCCTTAAACGTCTATCAGAACCAGAAGATGTAGCCAACGTAGTAGCATTCCTAGCTGGGCCAGACTCAACATATATTACAGGTCAAACAATCGTTGTTGATGGTGGTATGGTCTTCCACTAA
- a CDS encoding heavy metal translocating P-type ATPase: MSNNKKHSSHSHHNHGDMDHSKMDHSQMDHSKMDHSQMDHSKMNHSAMDHSQMDHGAMGGHAHHHHGSFKEIFLKSLPLGIAILLITPFMDIQLPFQIIFPYADVVATVLATILYIYGGKPFYMGAKDEFNSKAPGMMSLITLGITVSYAYSVYAVAARYVTGEHVMDFFFEFTTLILIMLLGHWIEMKALGEAGDAQKALAELVPKDAHVVLEDDSIETRPVSELQIGDVIRVQAGENVPADGIIIRGESRVNEALLTGESKPIEKNVKDQVIGGSTNGSGVLYVEVTETGDKSFISQVQSLISQAQSQPSRAENVAQKVASWLFYIAVVVALIALLIWTIIADLPTAVIFTVTALVIACPHALGLAIPLVVSRSTSLGASRGLLVKNREALELTTKADVMVLDKTGTLTTGEFKVLDVELFNDKYTKDEIVALLSGIEGGSSHPIAQSIISYAEQQGIRPVSFDSIDVISGAGVEGQANGHRYQLISQKAYRRNLDMDIPKGATLSVLVENDEAIGAVALGDELKPTSKALIQALKKNKIQPIMATGDNEKAAQGAAEILGIDYLANQSPQDKYELVEKLKAEGKKVIMVGDGVNDAPSLALADVGIAVGAGTQVALDSADVILTQSDPGDIESFIELANKTTRKMKENLVWGAGYNFIAIPIAAGLLAPIGITLGPAFGAVLMSLSTVIVAINAMTLKLEPK, translated from the coding sequence ATGAGTAATAACAAAAAACATTCGTCACATAGTCATCATAATCACGGCGACATGGATCACAGCAAGATGGACCATAGTCAGATGGATCACAGCAAGATGGACCATAGTCAGATGGATCACAGCAAGATGAATCATAGTGCGATGGATCACAGTCAAATGGATCATGGCGCAATGGGAGGGCATGCCCACCACCATCACGGTAGCTTTAAGGAGATTTTCTTGAAGTCACTCCCATTAGGAATTGCAATCTTACTCATTACTCCTTTTATGGATATTCAGTTGCCTTTCCAAATTATCTTTCCTTATGCAGACGTTGTAGCAACTGTATTGGCAACAATTCTATACATTTATGGCGGAAAACCATTCTACATGGGTGCGAAAGATGAGTTTAATTCAAAAGCTCCAGGCATGATGTCCTTGATTACTTTGGGAATAACGGTTTCTTATGCCTATAGTGTTTACGCAGTGGCCGCTCGATATGTAACTGGAGAACATGTCATGGACTTCTTCTTTGAGTTTACAACGTTAATTTTAATCATGTTATTAGGACACTGGATTGAAATGAAGGCATTGGGTGAAGCAGGGGACGCGCAAAAAGCATTGGCTGAGTTGGTGCCGAAAGATGCTCATGTTGTTTTAGAAGACGATTCGATTGAGACTCGCCCTGTATCTGAACTTCAGATTGGAGATGTTATCCGTGTTCAAGCAGGAGAAAATGTTCCAGCAGATGGTATCATTATTCGCGGAGAATCCCGTGTAAACGAGGCCCTCTTAACAGGTGAATCTAAGCCAATCGAAAAGAATGTTAAAGATCAAGTCATTGGTGGATCAACAAATGGTAGTGGTGTCCTATATGTAGAAGTAACAGAAACAGGGGATAAGTCCTTTATCTCACAAGTACAATCATTAATTAGCCAAGCACAAAGCCAACCTTCTCGTGCAGAGAATGTGGCTCAAAAAGTAGCTAGCTGGTTGTTCTACATTGCGGTTGTAGTAGCTTTAATCGCCCTACTAATCTGGACGATCATTGCGGATCTGCCTACAGCCGTTATCTTTACTGTGACTGCGTTAGTTATTGCCTGCCCACATGCTTTGGGTCTTGCTATTCCCTTGGTAGTATCACGTAGTACTAGTTTGGGTGCAAGCCGAGGATTACTGGTTAAAAATAGAGAAGCTTTGGAATTAACTACTAAAGCGGATGTTATGGTATTGGATAAAACAGGTACTTTAACAACTGGTGAGTTTAAAGTATTAGATGTTGAACTCTTTAATGATAAATATACGAAAGATGAAATCGTTGCCTTATTGTCAGGTATCGAAGGTGGATCTAGTCACCCTATCGCTCAGTCAATAATTAGTTACGCAGAACAGCAAGGGATACGTCCAGTAAGTTTTGATTCGATTGATGTTATTTCTGGCGCTGGTGTAGAAGGTCAAGCTAACGGACATCGTTATCAATTAATCAGTCAAAAAGCATATAGACGTAATCTGGATATGGATATTCCAAAAGGAGCAACCCTTAGTGTCTTAGTAGAAAACGACGAAGCAATCGGTGCTGTAGCTTTAGGGGATGAATTAAAACCGACAAGTAAAGCCTTAATACAAGCCCTTAAAAAGAACAAGATTCAGCCGATTATGGCAACGGGTGACAATGAAAAAGCGGCTCAAGGAGCTGCAGAAATTTTAGGTATTGATTATCTAGCTAATCAATCTCCTCAAGACAAATATGAATTAGTTGAAAAACTTAAAGCAGAAGGAAAGAAAGTTATCATGGTCGGTGACGGGGTCAACGATGCACCTTCTCTTGCATTAGCAGACGTTGGTATAGCTGTTGGTGCCGGAACTCAAGTAGCATTGGATTCAGCCGATGTTATCTTGACACAGTCAGACCCTGGCGACATTGAATCCTTTATCGAGTTAGCGAATAAGACGACACGTAAGATGAAAGAAAACTTGGTGTGGGGAGCAGGTTACAATTTTATCGCGATTCCAATCGCTGCTGGGCTCCTCGCTCCTATCGGCATTACCTTGGGTCCGGCCTTCGGCGCCGTCCTCATGTCCTTATCGACCGTTATTGTTGCCATCAATGCTATGACATTGAAATTAGAGCCAAAATAA
- the tcrY gene encoding copper-responsive transcriptional repressor TcrY, which produces MSTIVVNPHITDAEWEVMRVVWANGRVTSKEVISTLGEKMDWKEATTKTLLGRLVEKGALYTEQEGRKYIYSANIEEKEAVRSFTNNIFDRICRKNVGNVVGSIIEDHVLSFDDIQRLEEILEMKKAFAVEEVDCQCTEGQCDCHLHHHGE; this is translated from the coding sequence ATGAGTACAATAGTAGTTAACCCTCATATCACAGATGCTGAATGGGAAGTTATGCGTGTAGTCTGGGCGAATGGTCGAGTGACTAGTAAAGAAGTCATTTCTACATTGGGAGAGAAAATGGACTGGAAAGAAGCGACAACCAAAACGCTCTTAGGTCGACTCGTGGAAAAAGGCGCACTGTATACAGAACAAGAAGGTAGAAAATATATTTATTCGGCAAATATCGAAGAGAAAGAAGCGGTAAGAAGTTTTACAAACAATATTTTCGATCGTATTTGTCGAAAGAATGTCGGGAATGTAGTAGGGAGTATCATTGAAGATCATGTCTTAAGCTTCGATGATATCCAGCGACTAGAAGAAATATTAGAGATGAAAAAAGCTTTCGCAGTAGAAGAAGTGGATTGTCAGTGTACAGAAGGGCAATGCGATTGCCATTTACATCATCATGGAGAATAA
- a CDS encoding DUF305 domain-containing protein, which yields MNKYLKFALMILISTIIMYFLMFVNVNEFAHIYFSQTRVYMAILMGAVMAIIMMGFMWKMYDNKKLNAVIMGLSVLLVLGSFGLIQNQVGIDDTAWMRAMIPHHSTAIMTSENANLTDPRVQQLSEEIIQAQEEEIAKMEQLIEDIEENGEE from the coding sequence ATGAATAAATACCTAAAATTTGCCCTCATGATTTTAATTTCAACAATCATTATGTACTTTCTAATGTTTGTGAATGTCAATGAATTTGCGCACATTTACTTTAGTCAAACCCGTGTTTATATGGCTATTTTGATGGGCGCAGTCATGGCTATCATTATGATGGGTTTTATGTGGAAAATGTATGATAATAAAAAATTAAACGCCGTTATAATGGGGCTTTCAGTCTTACTCGTGCTGGGATCGTTTGGGCTTATTCAAAACCAAGTTGGCATAGACGATACTGCTTGGATGAGAGCCATGATTCCACACCACTCTACCGCTATTATGACTAGTGAAAATGCCAATCTCACAGATCCACGAGTACAGCAATTAAGCGAAGAAATTATACAAGCACAAGAAGAAGAAATTGCTAAGATGGAACAATTAATTGAAGATATAGAAGAAAACGGAGAAGAATAA
- a CDS encoding adenylate kinase, with protein MRLVLLGLPGAGKGTQAKRIAEEYHLTAISTGEMLREATKEKDTFGLRVQEYMNKGELVPDEWINSLVKSRLQAKDVENGFVLDGYPRTLQQAKMLEAYLQSQNQNLDAVFFLDVSQDTLRHRLAQRGNLRSKEKQGNSQIESKRGKIRLDDKPVVIENRLHINKELMESLIHFYKERNLLYVINGEGDFDNVFDNINEGLLSVNK; from the coding sequence ATGAGGCTGGTCCTTTTAGGGTTACCTGGTGCTGGGAAAGGCACCCAAGCTAAAAGAATCGCAGAAGAGTACCACCTGACGGCTATTTCAACTGGTGAAATGTTACGAGAAGCAACCAAGGAGAAAGATACATTCGGACTCAGAGTGCAAGAATATATGAATAAAGGAGAGCTAGTTCCAGATGAGTGGATAAACTCATTGGTTAAGAGTCGCTTACAAGCAAAAGATGTTGAAAATGGCTTTGTTCTGGATGGTTACCCACGTACCCTACAGCAAGCAAAAATGCTCGAAGCTTACCTACAAAGTCAGAATCAGAATTTAGACGCTGTTTTCTTTTTAGATGTAAGTCAGGATACGTTAAGACATCGGTTAGCGCAACGAGGGAATCTTCGTTCAAAAGAAAAACAAGGAAATTCCCAAATCGAATCAAAAAGGGGAAAAATTCGACTGGATGACAAACCAGTAGTGATTGAAAATAGGCTACACATTAATAAGGAATTAATGGAATCACTTATTCACTTCTACAAGGAGCGAAATCTGCTTTACGTTATCAATGGTGAAGGGGATTTTGACAATGTGTTTGACAATATAAATGAGGGTTTATTGTCTGTAAACAAATAA
- a CDS encoding rhodanese-like domain-containing protein has protein sequence MYHSISMSKFEQKWKKEKLPLVDVREINEWEDGHLDGAIHIPLSNLSAEKNKLDKKQEYYVMCHSGARSAKACQQLAQEGYNVINVMGGISAWNGEIV, from the coding sequence ATGTATCATTCAATATCAATGTCAAAATTTGAACAAAAGTGGAAAAAAGAGAAACTTCCTTTAGTAGATGTTAGAGAAATCAACGAATGGGAAGATGGTCACCTGGATGGTGCAATCCATATTCCTTTAAGTAATCTTTCAGCTGAAAAAAATAAATTGGATAAAAAACAAGAGTACTATGTAATGTGTCACTCTGGAGCACGTTCTGCAAAGGCTTGTCAACAATTAGCACAAGAAGGATACAACGTGATAAATGTAATGGGCGGAATTTCTGCATGGAACGGAGAAATTGTTTAA
- a CDS encoding metal-sensitive transcriptional regulator, translating into MEYDKKIVNRLNRSDGQLHGVLNMMEEGKDCVDIVTQLSAVRSSIDRTISLIVAENLVECVQENIKDGSTGEERIQQAIQLLMKSR; encoded by the coding sequence ATGGAATACGATAAAAAAATTGTGAACCGTTTGAACCGTTCTGACGGTCAATTGCATGGCGTTTTGAATATGATGGAAGAAGGAAAAGATTGCGTGGATATTGTGACTCAATTATCAGCCGTTCGCTCTAGTATCGATCGTACGATTAGTTTAATTGTTGCTGAAAATTTAGTAGAATGTGTGCAAGAAAATATTAAAGATGGCAGTACTGGTGAAGAGCGTATTCAACAAGCAATTCAGTTACTAATGAAGAGTCGCTAG
- the tcrZ gene encoding copper chaperone TcrZ, translating to MKKEVLLDGVKCAGCANTVQERFSAIEGVESVEVDLATKKAVLESQTEIDTETLNAALAETNYSVLSA from the coding sequence ATGAAAAAAGAAGTCTTATTAGATGGCGTAAAATGTGCAGGTTGTGCGAACACGGTACAAGAAAGATTTTCAGCTATTGAAGGGGTTGAATCTGTAGAGGTTGATTTAGCGACTAAAAAAGCAGTACTTGAAAGTCAAACAGAGATTGATACCGAAACGCTCAATGCTGCTTTAGCAGAAACTAACTATTCAGTATTAAGTGCATAA
- a CDS encoding DUF1541 domain-containing protein, with protein sequence MKKTIISSLLSVALLSSYPLVNKVGANTLDDADNAAQTGSKTVASETTDKSQTGHEGMEHDESGAIPEGLAEAENPTYPEGSEVTIQTDHMPGMMGATGEVVGAFDSIAYEITYNDTKTGEEIANHKWVVHEEVENAQDEPYQAGDEVVLEASHMPGMQGVTATIDSVEDTTVYMVTYTDTETGDTVENHKWLVEEELGEEVQDSSQFWRARTVEEVQADVSQYDTLEELQNYEVVWGDTLWAISQSTNFSVDDLTEVFNIKNADLIFANYTLENQPSLEDSYENQIISESKKTRDMDNMGDMKHDESGEIPEGLEEAENPMYEVGESVILQRDHMPGMEGAEATVSGVFATTAYEVSFNPTNGGERVENHRWVIHEDISESTKGAFEPGEEVTLEADHMEGMEGATAIIDDAVTTNVYMVDYQPTDGGAVVRNHKWFVEEELAQ encoded by the coding sequence ATGAAAAAAACAATTATAAGTAGTCTTTTATCTGTAGCATTATTAAGTTCTTATCCACTAGTGAATAAGGTAGGCGCGAATACACTTGATGATGCAGATAATGCTGCTCAAACTGGCTCGAAAACGGTGGCTAGCGAAACAACGGATAAATCTCAAACAGGCCACGAAGGTATGGAACATGATGAATCTGGGGCAATTCCAGAAGGATTGGCAGAGGCAGAAAATCCAACTTATCCAGAAGGAAGCGAAGTAACGATTCAAACCGATCACATGCCAGGAATGATGGGAGCTACAGGTGAGGTTGTGGGTGCCTTTGATTCAATTGCCTATGAAATCACCTATAACGATACCAAAACAGGAGAGGAAATCGCCAATCACAAATGGGTTGTACACGAGGAAGTTGAAAATGCCCAAGACGAGCCTTACCAAGCAGGTGACGAAGTCGTTCTAGAAGCTTCCCATATGCCCGGTATGCAAGGGGTGACCGCAACTATTGATTCGGTAGAAGACACCACTGTTTATATGGTCACGTACACGGATACAGAAACAGGCGATACTGTTGAAAATCATAAATGGCTAGTAGAAGAAGAATTAGGGGAAGAAGTACAAGACTCAAGCCAATTTTGGAGAGCGCGTACAGTAGAAGAAGTACAAGCAGATGTTTCCCAATACGATACATTAGAAGAACTTCAAAATTACGAAGTGGTTTGGGGAGATACTCTCTGGGCGATTTCTCAAAGTACTAATTTTTCAGTAGACGATTTAACTGAAGTATTTAATATTAAAAACGCTGATTTAATATTTGCTAACTACACACTTGAAAATCAACCATCATTAGAAGATAGCTATGAGAACCAGATAATTAGCGAGTCCAAAAAAACAAGAGATATGGATAATATGGGAGATATGAAGCATGATGAGTCGGGAGAAATTCCAGAAGGCTTGGAAGAAGCTGAAAATCCGATGTACGAAGTAGGAGAATCTGTTATTCTTCAGCGCGATCATATGCCTGGAATGGAAGGTGCCGAAGCAACTGTTTCTGGCGTATTTGCTACGACGGCTTATGAGGTTTCTTTCAATCCAACCAATGGTGGAGAACGAGTGGAAAATCATCGCTGGGTTATCCACGAAGACATTTCTGAGTCAACCAAAGGCGCATTTGAACCTGGAGAAGAAGTGACATTAGAAGCCGACCATATGGAAGGTATGGAAGGAGCAACTGCAATAATTGATGACGCTGTAACTACGAATGTTTATATGGTGGATTACCAACCAACAGATGGCGGAGCAGTTGTTCGTAATCATAAATGGTTTGTTGAAGAAGAATTAGCTCAATAA
- a CDS encoding heavy metal translocating P-type ATPase: MENKSFAIEGMTCASCAQTVEKAAKKVRGVTQASVNLATEKLSIEYDEPTFSVENLQKAVDNSGYELIAQEGTTQTFAIEGMTCASCAQTIEKAVGKLSGVDKASVNLATEKMQVSYNPSAISVSDVTGAVSNSGYAAVLETTETQDNSRAEKREKKEKRMKQLSNRFGISIIFTIPLLIISMGHMVGMPLPNIVDPMINALNFSLLQLILTFPIMVVSWEYFQKGFKTLFKGHPNMDSLIALGTAAAFVYSLAATIGAGLGYGNFSDLLYYEVTGVILTLHTLGLFLEERSKGQMSSAIEKLVNLVPKTARVIRNGVEQEITVDEVALGDVIRVRPGESMPVDGVVVEGRTSVDESMLTGESIPVEKESGDEVIGASINKNGSIDYRATRVGSDTTLSQIIKLVEDAQGSKAPIARMADIITRYFVPIVIALAVLAGIAWLIAGQSGIFALSVIITTLVIACPCALGLATPTSIMVGTGKGAEHGVLIKSGEALETTHNLDTIVFDKTGTLTEGKPIVTDILVTPLITKENLLYYAASGETGSEHPLGEAIVQKSKEENMTLAKPDHFEAIPGHGIRVEIEGKDMYIGNRKLMLEQKIDLSSMEIESDRLADEGKTPMYLSVDGELAGIIAVADTLKENSMKAVKELRRRGVEVIMITGDNKRTAKAIAKQVGIDSVLSEVLPEDKAEEVKKLQEAGKKVAMVGDGINDAPALAQADVGIAVGSGTDVAIESADIVLMRNDLTAVLTAIDLSHATLRNIKQNLFWAFAYNLVGIPVAMGLLYIFGGPLMNPMFAAVAMSFSSVSVLLNALRLRRFKPAVV, from the coding sequence TTGGAGAATAAATCGTTTGCCATAGAAGGCATGACTTGTGCGTCTTGTGCGCAGACAGTAGAAAAAGCGGCAAAAAAAGTACGTGGGGTCACACAGGCTTCCGTGAACCTAGCAACAGAGAAGTTAAGTATAGAGTACGATGAACCAACTTTTTCGGTAGAAAATCTACAAAAAGCAGTGGATAATTCAGGGTATGAACTGATTGCCCAAGAAGGAACGACGCAAACCTTTGCAATTGAAGGGATGACCTGCGCATCCTGTGCACAGACAATTGAAAAAGCCGTCGGAAAGTTGTCGGGCGTAGATAAAGCTTCCGTCAATTTAGCGACAGAAAAAATGCAAGTTTCTTATAACCCGTCAGCAATTTCAGTATCTGATGTGACTGGTGCTGTATCCAATAGTGGTTATGCAGCCGTATTAGAAACAACTGAGACTCAAGATAATTCACGAGCAGAGAAGCGTGAGAAAAAAGAAAAAAGAATGAAGCAACTTTCAAATCGTTTTGGGATATCCATTATATTTACAATCCCTTTACTAATTATATCCATGGGTCATATGGTCGGTATGCCTCTACCAAATATCGTTGACCCAATGATAAATGCACTTAATTTTTCTCTTTTACAACTTATTCTGACTTTTCCGATAATGGTAGTAAGCTGGGAATATTTCCAGAAGGGATTCAAAACCTTATTTAAAGGTCACCCAAATATGGATTCCCTGATTGCCCTTGGTACCGCGGCCGCTTTTGTATACAGTCTGGCAGCGACGATCGGGGCTGGCTTAGGTTACGGGAACTTTTCAGATTTACTTTACTATGAAGTGACTGGAGTTATCTTAACTCTTCATACGTTAGGGTTATTTTTAGAAGAGCGATCAAAGGGGCAAATGTCCTCAGCGATTGAAAAATTAGTCAACTTGGTTCCTAAAACAGCTCGAGTGATACGTAATGGTGTGGAACAAGAGATTACTGTGGACGAAGTCGCTTTAGGAGATGTTATTCGAGTTCGTCCGGGAGAAAGTATGCCTGTAGATGGTGTTGTTGTTGAGGGACGCACTTCAGTCGATGAATCAATGCTGACAGGAGAAAGTATCCCCGTGGAAAAGGAAAGTGGAGACGAGGTTATTGGGGCTAGTATCAATAAAAATGGTTCCATTGATTACCGCGCGACTCGAGTGGGAAGTGATACAACTCTATCTCAAATCATAAAATTAGTAGAAGATGCTCAAGGGTCTAAAGCACCTATTGCTCGAATGGCCGATATCATTACCAGATATTTCGTACCGATTGTTATAGCATTAGCCGTTTTAGCAGGGATTGCTTGGTTAATTGCAGGTCAATCTGGAATATTTGCTTTATCCGTTATCATAACAACCCTTGTCATTGCTTGTCCATGTGCCTTAGGTTTGGCGACTCCAACAAGTATTATGGTTGGAACCGGAAAAGGGGCAGAACATGGTGTCTTGATAAAAAGTGGTGAGGCGTTAGAAACCACTCATAATTTAGACACGATTGTATTTGATAAAACAGGGACACTGACAGAAGGTAAACCTATCGTGACGGATATTTTGGTAACTCCTCTTATTACTAAAGAAAATCTTTTATATTATGCAGCTTCCGGTGAAACAGGTTCTGAACACCCATTAGGCGAAGCCATCGTACAAAAATCAAAAGAAGAGAACATGACATTAGCTAAACCAGATCATTTTGAAGCGATTCCTGGACACGGGATTCGAGTTGAAATTGAGGGCAAAGATATGTACATTGGAAACCGTAAACTGATGCTAGAGCAAAAGATTGATTTATCAAGCATGGAAATAGAATCCGATCGTTTAGCAGACGAAGGAAAAACACCGATGTATCTCTCTGTTGATGGAGAACTAGCTGGAATTATCGCAGTAGCTGACACACTCAAGGAAAATAGTATGAAGGCTGTTAAAGAACTTAGAAGACGCGGTGTTGAAGTAATCATGATTACTGGAGATAACAAACGTACAGCCAAAGCGATTGCTAAGCAAGTGGGTATAGACAGTGTATTAAGTGAAGTATTACCTGAAGATAAAGCAGAGGAAGTCAAAAAACTACAAGAGGCAGGCAAGAAGGTAGCGATGGTTGGAGACGGCATTAACGATGCACCCGCATTAGCTCAAGCAGATGTCGGAATTGCAGTTGGATCAGGTACAGACGTGGCGATTGAATCGGCTGATATTGTCCTTATGCGTAATGATTTAACCGCTGTATTGACTGCGATTGATTTAAGTCATGCAACGCTACGAAACATTAAACAAAACTTGTTCTGGGCTTTTGCTTACAACCTTGTAGGTATTCCAGTTGCGATGGGTCTCTTGTATATTTTTGGCGGACCATTGATGAATCCAATGTTTGCGGCAGTCGCCATGAGTTTCAGCTCCGTATCGGTCTTGCTCAATGCTTTACGGTTAAGACGATTCAAACCAGCAGTTGTTTAG